The nucleotide sequence TTGTGATCCAAACTTGGTTTTCGAGTTCTTCGACTTTCCATCTTCTGCTCTGTTTTCAGGGAACCACTTCGATTTTCTGGTCGTGCCACAATCAACAATTCCTTTTGGATCATCACAACATACTTCTCTTCTTATTTTTACATACTCTAGATAAGATATATGGGCACTAGTGCAATCAAAGACCTTTTTCTAAGAAGAAGACAATTAAGCATCCAAgttaaagaaaatcaaacccCTAGCTACACCAGCATCTGGATTTCCTTTCTCTAAGGATAGAAACTGTTCCTTGCTGAATTCGGATTATCGCACCAAAATTTGTGTCTAGGATTAGATGAAGAGAGAAAATGGACTAGATACTTAGTCAGTAACGTCATACCCCAAGACCAATAGCTAATGCAAGTTAGAATGTACCAATCAAATAATGGGGTTTAAGGAATGCATTTCAGAATACTTCATACCAAAAATGTCGATTCGAAGTTGAGCATAGATTGGAGAGAAGCTATCCACAAAGTGAATAAACCACCATGCGATATAGAAGGTGATCGCTATTGGAAATAGGACACACTGCAATGGAACAAAGAGTGAGAAGCTAATATGATACATATGAGCAAAAAGCAATCTCGAAGAAAAAGAACAGAGCTTTGATCCCTTCAGCTTCTATATTAAATGCATCCATCAAGAAAAATCCACACACATGATATGATTAGTGTAAAATGACATGAAATGGGTTTAGTCTAAAACTATAAGAGGCTAAGTtgtacatttcttgaattcatcTAAGCTAGAGGCTATTCCTGTAGCAAAACTCCTAGAATTCATCTAAGTTTTGAGTCCCTATCACTACTAAGCATTCCATCTTTCAGCATACCTCATGGGTCAAGCTaataaatttaagaaatttAACTACTCTCAGCTCCAAATCTTAAGAATAATCAGAAATCCAACAACTTTAAAGATATTTAACCCTCCCCACAACATAGAATTGATGGTTTACACACAATATCAAAGGGAAAATAGTATTGCATATGAACATGATTTGAACGAAATAGGATCCAGAAGAAAGAAATGCCCACCGTTTGTAGGAGGAAGAGCGATAGAGAAACACTTTAATAGGTTTCTATGAAAGATGTCTCAATCCAATATTTTAGGAGAGGGGAGAGGTTTTTAAACTTGAAAAGACTTCTGATTTCTTTCACACATCAAAGTCATAACACTACATGGCTTTTATAGCCACTACAATACATCATCATTTATTTAGCTAATTATAAGCTACTTAATAATTGAAACATCTAGAGAAATCATGATTAACTCTAGAAATTCCAAACATCACAACTCTAGAACATCTATCTTTCTTAACCCTGATTGATGACTCTTGGTAACTTAAATTTGGATTAACCTTCCAACACCATTCAGTCATGAACTTTTTTCTGCCCAACTTCTAATAACTTTGGAAAACGTCTGCGCAGAGATAAAAGAGATATGAATGATTGttatgaagattaagaaaaatgAGCACACACGCTCAAAAGTATGGAAAACTTACGCGGCAACTTAGGCCATCAAAAGTAACTAACTTTTACCGGTTCTTGATAAATTACTACGACTTACAAGACAAATTTTTACATGCGTATCAGTAGAATAATGCAGCAGCAACACATTTATACTGACTAAAAGTAAAACGCTACGATGCCACTAAATTTCTTGTAGAAATGCCTAGATATACCCGAATCAATTGTTTGATCAACTTATCACATTACTTGGAAGCTCAAGCAGAGAAAAAGAGCTACTCACACCCAAATTTCGAACCAAGGAGCTGAAAGTAATACCGAAAATCCAAATTAGCACGTTACAAGTCCAAATGAACTGATGAAAATTTGACAAACAAAGCAAGACCCAAATCTGAGTTTGCTCCTCCATTAGCCTTAGGAAACAGTAAATCAGACCAAGGCAAACACAAAATTAGAAACTTAGTCAACAAAATCAACCCATATATTACAATTAACACAAACACACTAACTCACTAACTTCAATTAACACAAACATACCAACGCCAAGTACACAATTTGATTGGTGGAATACACAATCCGATGGTCTTATAAGTGTTGCACTTGATAAACGTTCGTACCCCAGAAACTATTTAGGCAGAGGGTAATACTAGAGGTCATCTActtaaactatattttgtagACCATATGATGTGGcggttgatgattgaattcCTTCTTTAGTCATTTAAATAAAGAATTCAATTATTAAACGTCACATCATTcggtttacaaaatatgatctGACGGAAGGAAAATACTGAGGAGACCATCTTTTTagaccatattttgtaaatcatattaTGTAGTAGTTGGTAGTGGAATTCTATTTTTaataaggataatgctaggaaaactaaatttttaaatcaaatgacGTGTTACTAATAAGAAACAAACACAttaatcgacacttaattaataatctaatcatttgatttacaaatttgatttaaaaattttattcacCCATTACTCTTTTAataattcaaagaaaaaaaattcaacaatcaACTGGCAGATCAGGTAGCTCTTTTTCAAAACAtagaaacaaaatatttgtaatcaataaaaaaaaggagagaaaagtCTTCAAATAATATtcacaattttgtcaaatttttggtGGGATATTATATTCACAATTACCTGATTAAAAGACCAAAAAGTCTTCAAAACGCGTTCCCCGTCCCCTTGTATGAACAAAATCTCAAAGCCGTAGAAATTTCACCTGCCTCCTCTGAGCTCGCCGGAGCTCCCTCCGAGATCTCAACCTCCTCCGCAAGCCCGCCCTCTGCTCTTTTGGCTTCAAAGATCCGAGCTTTTCTGTATGTTGGTGATGTACAATTTCTTCCATAACTCTAAATTTCAGTCGAATCAATCGTCGTTTAATGCATTAATTTCATACCCAAATAGTAGATCGGCATAATTTTCAAAACCCTTATCTCAGATTTCTCTATGAAGTGTTCACCTCTTCGATTTCACTCGCTTGCCTCTGTTAGTGTAGCCTTTCACTGTCCGTGTAGCTCTTGAAATTTTGAAGATCTCCTGGTTTTTTTTGCTCTGAAATCGAATTGGTATTCTAAGTAGTGACAATGTCTGCGATTAGAGTCGATTCCGCTAAGCCGTATTTCGCTACGAGCAGTCTAGTGATTGGGTATGCTCTCTGTTCTAGCTTATTAGCTGTGATAAACAAGTTTGCCATTACCAAATTCAACTACCCTGGCCTTTTGACTGCATTGCAGTACCTTACTTCTGCTTTGGGAGTTTGGGTTTTGGGAAAGTCGGGATTTTTGCACCACGATCCCTTCACATGGCAGACGGCGAAGAAGTTTTTACCTGCTGCACTTGTGTTCTACCTTGCTATCTTTACCAACACCAATCTTCTTCGCCATGCCAATGTGGATACTTTTATAGTATTTAGATCCTGCACACCCCTTTTGGTTGCGTTGGCGGATACTGCATTTAGGAAACAGCCTATCCCGTCTAAGCTTACCTTTGTGTCGTTGTTGATCATTTTGGGTGGAGCTGTTGGTTATGTGGCCACAGATTCGGGTTTTACTTTGACTGCGTATTCATGGGCGTTTGCTTATTTGGTGACCATTACAACTGAGATGGTTTATATTAAGCATATGGTCACAAATCTCGGGTTGAACACATGGGGTTTTGTGTTGTACAACAATCTTTTGTCACTGATGATGGCTCCTCCATTTTGGATAATTACTGGAGAGTATTCTGATGTGTTTGCTGCTTTGGGGTCGAATGCTGCGAATTTCTTTGAACCTGGTGCACTTTTCGCGGTCTCATTGTCATGTGTGTTTGGATTGCTCATCAGTTTCTTTGGGTTTGCAGCAAGGAAGGCAGTCTCTGCTACCGCATTTACTGTGACTGGTGTTGTGAACAAGTTTCTTACGGTTGCAATCAATGTGCTAATTTGGGATAAGCATGCTAGTCCATTCGGTTTGCTCTGTCTCCTCTTAACAATCGTAGGGGGTGTTCTTTATCAGCAGTCTGTAACTGGAGTAAGCAGTGCTCCGTCACCACGTGAAGCAACAGCTTCTAAGCAGGTTCTCAgtgaggatgatgatgatgacttTTCCGAAGAAAATCAAGGGACGGTAATTTCCGGTAAACTTGCTTCTAAGTGAGAATTCCATTCTACTTTGTCATTTTGTAGCCACTGGTGAAGCTGCAGTGCATGTTTGAAGTTTTATCTTCAGCAATTAGTAAATTAGGAAATTTTCTGTATTTGATATCGAcaattatttgttaattatGTTATTATAATTTGATATCCTGTAGCACTTCAGCTCACCTTATCACCAGTGATTAATGACAATGCCATAATT is from Pyrus communis chromosome 10, drPyrComm1.1, whole genome shotgun sequence and encodes:
- the LOC137748487 gene encoding GDP-fucose transporter 1-like, translated to MSAIRVDSAKPYFATSSLVIGYALCSSLLAVINKFAITKFNYPGLLTALQYLTSALGVWVLGKSGFLHHDPFTWQTAKKFLPAALVFYLAIFTNTNLLRHANVDTFIVFRSCTPLLVALADTAFRKQPIPSKLTFVSLLIILGGAVGYVATDSGFTLTAYSWAFAYLVTITTEMVYIKHMVTNLGLNTWGFVLYNNLLSLMMAPPFWIITGEYSDVFAALGSNAANFFEPGALFAVSLSCVFGLLISFFGFAARKAVSATAFTVTGVVNKFLTVAINVLIWDKHASPFGLLCLLLTIVGGVLYQQSVTGVSSAPSPREATASKQVLSEDDDDDFSEENQGTVISGKLASK